In a single window of the Mesoplodon densirostris isolate mMesDen1 chromosome 18, mMesDen1 primary haplotype, whole genome shotgun sequence genome:
- the SCRN2 gene encoding secernin-2 isoform X2, producing MASWSPDTPCSCDCFVSVPPASAIPAVIFAKNSDRPREEVQEVVFVPAGTHVPGSRLQCTYIEVEQVSKTHAAILSRPSWLWGAEMGANEHGVCIGNEAVWTKEPVGTGDALLGMDLLRLALERGSSAQEALHVITGLLERYGQGGSCREDPTPFCYHNTFLLADRTEAWVLETAGRLWAAQRIQEGARNISNQLSIGTDISAEHPELRPHARAQGWWGGQGAFDFAQIFSLTQQPVRMEAAKARFRAGRELLQQQQGGITAEAMMGILRSKESGICMDSGGFRTTASMVSVLPQDPTQPCVHFLTATPDPSRSVFKPFIFGVGAAQVPQVLSPTFGAQDPVRSLPRFQTQVDRRHALYRGHQVALGLMESEQDRGQQLRQKQRDLEQEGLEAVRRLLAREWAPPPQEPGGLFQAFVEKESRAYA from the exons ATGGCATCGTGGAGCCCTGACACCCCATGTTCCTGCGACTGCTTTGTCTCGGTGCCCCCGGCCTCGGCCATCCCAGCTGTGATCTTTGCCAAGAACTCTGACCGGCCCCGGGAAGAGGTGCAGGAGGTGGTGTTTGTACCGGCAGGCACTCACGTCCCTGGGAGCCGGCTCCAG TGCACCTACATTGAGGTGGAACAGGTGTCAAAGACCCATGCTGCGATCCTGAGCCGCCCTTCTTGGCTGTGGGGGGCTGAGATGGGCGCCAATGAGCATGGTGTCTGCATTGGCAACGAGGCGGTGTGGACCAAGGAGCCAGTTGGGACAGGGGACGCCCTGCTGGGCATGGATTTACTCAG GCTGGCTTTAGAACGGGGCAGCTCAGCCCAGGAGGCCTTGCACGTGATCACAGGCTTGCTGGAGCGCTACGGGCAGGGGGGCAGCTGCCGGGAGGACCCCACGCCATTCTGCTACCACAACACCTTCCTGCTGGCCGACCGGACTGAGGCATGGGTGCTGGAGACAGCGGGGAGGCTGTGGGCTGCGCAGAGGATCCAGG AGGGGGCCCGCAACATCTCCAACCAGCTGAGCATCGGCACGGACATCTCAGCAGAACACCCTGAGCTCCGGCCCCACGCCCGGGCCCAGGgctggtggggtgggcagggtgcctttgactttgcccagatcttCTCCCTGACCCAGCAGCCTGTGCGCATGGAGGCTGCCAAGGCCCGCTTCCGGGCCGGGCGGGAGCTGCTGCAGCAACAGCAAG GGGGCATCACGGCAGAGGCGATGATGGGCATCCTCAGGAGCAAGGAGAGTGGCATCTGTATGGACTCCGGGGGCTTCCGCACCACGGCCAGCATGGTGTCCGTGCTGCCCCAGGACCCCACGCAGCCCTGCGTCCACTTCCTCACTGCCACGCCGGACCCGTCCCG GTCAGTGTTCAAACCTTTCATCTTCGGTGTGGGAGCGGCCCAGGTCCCCCAGGTGCTGTCCCCCACTTTTGGAGCACAGGACCCTGTTCGGAGCCTGCCTCGATTCCAGACTCAGGTGGATCGCCGGCACGCCCTGTACCGCGGACACCAGGTGGCCCTGGGGCTGATGGAGAGTGAGCAG GATCGGGGGCAGCAGCTCCGGCAGAAGCAGCGGGACCTGGAGCAGGAAGGCCTGGAGGCTGTGCGGAGGCTGCTGGCCAGGGAGTGGGCCCCACCCCCGCAGGAGCCGGGCGGCCTCTTCCAGGCCTTTGTGGAGAAGGAGAGCCGGGCATATGCCTGA
- the SCRN2 gene encoding secernin-2 isoform X1 — protein MERWHERDTLISTSPQMASWSPDTPCSCDCFVSVPPASAIPAVIFAKNSDRPREEVQEVVFVPAGTHVPGSRLQCTYIEVEQVSKTHAAILSRPSWLWGAEMGANEHGVCIGNEAVWTKEPVGTGDALLGMDLLRLALERGSSAQEALHVITGLLERYGQGGSCREDPTPFCYHNTFLLADRTEAWVLETAGRLWAAQRIQEGARNISNQLSIGTDISAEHPELRPHARAQGWWGGQGAFDFAQIFSLTQQPVRMEAAKARFRAGRELLQQQQGGITAEAMMGILRSKESGICMDSGGFRTTASMVSVLPQDPTQPCVHFLTATPDPSRSVFKPFIFGVGAAQVPQVLSPTFGAQDPVRSLPRFQTQVDRRHALYRGHQVALGLMESEQDRGQQLRQKQRDLEQEGLEAVRRLLAREWAPPPQEPGGLFQAFVEKESRAYA, from the exons ATGGAGAGGTGGCACGAGAGGGACACACTCATCTCCACCTCTCCGCAGATGGCATCGTGGAGCCCTGACACCCCATGTTCCTGCGACTGCTTTGTCTCGGTGCCCCCGGCCTCGGCCATCCCAGCTGTGATCTTTGCCAAGAACTCTGACCGGCCCCGGGAAGAGGTGCAGGAGGTGGTGTTTGTACCGGCAGGCACTCACGTCCCTGGGAGCCGGCTCCAG TGCACCTACATTGAGGTGGAACAGGTGTCAAAGACCCATGCTGCGATCCTGAGCCGCCCTTCTTGGCTGTGGGGGGCTGAGATGGGCGCCAATGAGCATGGTGTCTGCATTGGCAACGAGGCGGTGTGGACCAAGGAGCCAGTTGGGACAGGGGACGCCCTGCTGGGCATGGATTTACTCAG GCTGGCTTTAGAACGGGGCAGCTCAGCCCAGGAGGCCTTGCACGTGATCACAGGCTTGCTGGAGCGCTACGGGCAGGGGGGCAGCTGCCGGGAGGACCCCACGCCATTCTGCTACCACAACACCTTCCTGCTGGCCGACCGGACTGAGGCATGGGTGCTGGAGACAGCGGGGAGGCTGTGGGCTGCGCAGAGGATCCAGG AGGGGGCCCGCAACATCTCCAACCAGCTGAGCATCGGCACGGACATCTCAGCAGAACACCCTGAGCTCCGGCCCCACGCCCGGGCCCAGGgctggtggggtgggcagggtgcctttgactttgcccagatcttCTCCCTGACCCAGCAGCCTGTGCGCATGGAGGCTGCCAAGGCCCGCTTCCGGGCCGGGCGGGAGCTGCTGCAGCAACAGCAAG GGGGCATCACGGCAGAGGCGATGATGGGCATCCTCAGGAGCAAGGAGAGTGGCATCTGTATGGACTCCGGGGGCTTCCGCACCACGGCCAGCATGGTGTCCGTGCTGCCCCAGGACCCCACGCAGCCCTGCGTCCACTTCCTCACTGCCACGCCGGACCCGTCCCG GTCAGTGTTCAAACCTTTCATCTTCGGTGTGGGAGCGGCCCAGGTCCCCCAGGTGCTGTCCCCCACTTTTGGAGCACAGGACCCTGTTCGGAGCCTGCCTCGATTCCAGACTCAGGTGGATCGCCGGCACGCCCTGTACCGCGGACACCAGGTGGCCCTGGGGCTGATGGAGAGTGAGCAG GATCGGGGGCAGCAGCTCCGGCAGAAGCAGCGGGACCTGGAGCAGGAAGGCCTGGAGGCTGTGCGGAGGCTGCTGGCCAGGGAGTGGGCCCCACCCCCGCAGGAGCCGGGCGGCCTCTTCCAGGCCTTTGTGGAGAAGGAGAGCCGGGCATATGCCTGA
- the LRRC46 gene encoding leucine-rich repeat-containing protein 46 has product MAGAKPAQSPEEGGVCITEALITKRNLAFPEDDDLSEKMFHTLAELQTVRLDWEGITTIRNLEGLQNLHSLYLQGNKIERIENLACVPSLRFLSLAGNRIRQVENLRDLPHLQFLDLSENLIETLKLDEFPESLLILNLTGNSCTNQDSYRKLVTEALPLLLDLDGQPVAERWTSDEEDEASSDEDEEFPELRGPFCSERGFLKELEQEMSRHREHRQQTALLEHLLRVEMRPALTDLPLLPGAPVAGDSSPSVTPRQGKETSPEPVSLPQASSATKKPCLLASRRQQSTVQSGKGARAAAAAKASPAGAPSTTKTVTKRIKK; this is encoded by the exons ATGGCTGGAG CTAAGCCTGCCCAGAGTCCAGAGGAAGGCGGTGTGTGCATTACTGAAGCCCTTATCACTAAGCGGAACTTGGCCTTCCCTGAGGATGACGACCTGTCAGAGAAGAT GTTCCACACGCTTGCTGAACTGCAGACTGTCCGCCTGGACTGGGAGGGAATTACCACTATCAGGAACCTAGAGGGCCTCCAGAATCTTCACAGCCTCTATCTGCAAGGG AATAAGATCGAGCGAATTGAGAACCTGGCCTGCGTCCCCTCCTTACG CTTCCTGTCTCTGGCAGGAAACCGAATCAGGCAGGTGGAAAACCTCCGCGACCTCCCACACCTCCAGTTTCTGGACCTTTCTGAGAACCTGATAGAAACACTGAAGCTGG ATGAATTCCCCGAGAGCCTTCTCATCCTCAACCTGACTGGAAACAGCTGCACCAACCAGGATAGCTACAG GAAGCTGGTGACAGAAGCCCTGCCACTGCTCCTGGACCTAGACGGGCAGCCTGTGGCAGAGCGCTGGACCTCGGACGAGGAGGATGAAGCCTCAAGCGATGAGGACGAGGAGTTCCCAGAGCTGAGAGGCCCGTTCTGCTCAGAGCGAG GCTTCCTCAAGGAGCTGGAGCAGGAGATGAGCAGGCACCGGGAGCACAGGCAGCAGACAGCCCTGCTGGAGCACCTACTGAGGGTGGAGATGCGGCCCGCCCTCACCGACCTCCCACTGCTGCCAGGGGCGCCTGTGGCCGGGGACAGCAGCCCTTCCGTCACTCCCAGGCAAGGGAAGGAGACATCCCCGGAGCCTGTCTCCTTGCCACAAGCCTCCTCTGCCACCAAGAAACCATGCCTTCTGGCTTCCAGGAGGCAGCAAAGCACTGTTCagtcagggaagggggccagagCGGCTGCAGCCGCCAAGGCCTCGCCGGCTGGGGCCCCCAGCACGACCAAAACTGTGACCAAAAGAATCAAGAAGTGA
- the MRPL10 gene encoding LOW QUALITY PROTEIN: large ribosomal subunit protein uL10m (The sequence of the model RefSeq protein was modified relative to this genomic sequence to represent the inferred CDS: inserted 1 base in 1 codon) translates to MVARADGKSGWRSLASLLGDWTPDGSSGRAGSPVXGSAHSCCCSSRRPRPPLPALGLPTILSSFRFARLPAVLPVAMAAAVAGTLRGGLLPQAGQLPTCQLVRYGSKAVTRHRRVMHFERQKLMAVTQYIPPKPAVNPRCLPPPPRPPQEETGLIRLLHQEIAGVFRDNRMIAVCQNVALSAEDKLLMRHRLRKHKILMKVFPNQILRSFLEDSKYPSLLPLFVGHNLLLVSEEPKVKEMVRILKSVPFLPLLGGCIDDTILSRQGFINYSKLPSLALVQGELVGGLTLLTAQTHSLLQHQPLRLTALLDQYVRQQHEEDPVVPASGQPDPPDPVPDS, encoded by the exons ATGGTGGCGCGTGCGGATGGAAAGAGCGGTTGGAGGAGTCTAGCGTCGTTGCTAGGAGACTGGACGCCAGATGGGTCATCCGGGAGGGCGGGCTCGCCGG CGGGCTCGGCGCATTCATGTTGCTGCTCCAGCCGGCGGCCCCGCCCTCCGCTTCCGGCCCTGGGACTACCCACAATCCTTAGCTCCTTCCGTTTCGCTAGGCTCCCGGCCGTTCTTCCGGTGGCGATGGCTGCGGCCGTGGCTGGGACGCTGCGAGGGGGTCTCCTGCCCCAGGCGG GCCAGCTGCCCACCTGCCAGCTTGTCCGCTATGGCTCCAAGGCTGTTACCCGTCACCGTCGTGTGATGCACTTTGAACGGCAGAAGCTGATGGCCGTGACTCAGTATATCCCCCCCAAACCTGCTGTCAACCCCAGATGCCTGCCGCCCCCTCCCAGGCCCCCCCAGGAG GAGACAGGCCTCATCCGGCTCCTCCATCAGGAGATAGCAGGAGTTTTCCGAGACAACCGAATGATAGCTGTCTGCCAGAATGTGGCTCTGAGCGCGGAGGACAAGCTTCTCATGCGGCACCGGCTGCGGAAGCACAAGATCCTGATGAAGGTCTTCCCCAACCAG ATCCTGAGGTCCTTCCTGGAAGATTCCAAGTACCCAAGTTTGCTGCCCCTTTTTGTGGGGCACAACCTGCTGCTGGTCAGTGAAGAGCCCAAGGTCAAGGAGATGGTGCGAATCTTGAAGAGTGTGCCTTTCCTGCCGCTGCTGG GTGGCTGCATTGATGACACCATCCTCAGCAGGCAGGGCTTCATCAACTACTCCAAGCTCCCCAGCCTGGCCCTGGTGCAGGGGGAGCTGGTAGGAGGACTTACCCTCCTCACGGCCCAGACCCACTCCCTGCTTCAGCACCAGCCCCTCCGGCTGACTGCCCTGCTGGATCAGTACGTCAGACAGCAACACGAGGAGGACCCTGTCGTGCCAGCCAGTGGGCAGCCGGATCCTCCCGACCCTGTTCCGGACTCGTAG